From the Primulina tabacum isolate GXHZ01 chromosome 3, ASM2559414v2, whole genome shotgun sequence genome, one window contains:
- the LOC142541151 gene encoding uncharacterized protein LOC142541151 isoform X5, whose protein sequence is MSGGFFRGTSTDQDTRFSNKKAKLLKSKKFASELETLVDMTKVKMDVMRPWIAKRVTELIGFEDEVLINFIYGLLEGKEVNGKEIQISLTGFMERNTGKFMKELWLLLLSAQQNFSGIPQQFLDAKEEETKKKKADTDRIAHEILRKKEKEEQEFERETAKMVLDGDGDTLRDKAAELELNSKPDSMVSSFQPADENKQRERKSMRGRFRDSKSPHLGYHSSSPRWSSRSVSRSPPRNSRSMSSERRYPTSPRQSPTPRKRHVVQPSPSPPRRRSFYSKRRSISPPRRRSPSPSRYRARLPRRNRSRSPLSHRSRSPFNRRSRSPRRRSRTPIRTSTAHHKFPSPFRRRSPSPLRHRAPSPVRRKSPSPARRRSPSPLKRRTSSPLSDKSPSHGQRRSPSALHHRPRSPFHRKPPYVGRESRSPVRRRYQRSPSTPRQQSISPARRMSSMIGRKKSLSPVPRRSPRESSSPSSIQRNSISPVWRESSKSMRSPQQSHGERVRSLEKNSPAHFTSPSERAELSAKNHRGSKPVDVRPIISLRSPQRDMLDQNDLHGKEPALSLSKKKTPLVSDASRERAHCEEQRSSIPRDSLHQRMERVIRPESPIPMVKAAGPKHHSDHYGASVEDKNFSAREIREQKYGRGTISLTSDQRKDLIDSTQVHVLDDVSKSKKSQLTSSEGIPDRMNRRERYEKPESSEIRKTTTASEKKSESYVDEGDRAGDVNSVPLGDSKRDYRLQESAVLPKLSRKSELNDLNGSADSPSKEFDEHKTKVKEKKKRSKSDRHDVESDDSSSDDSYEERKEVKRRRKEEKKLKREERRRRRDERHRRKEERRAEKWKLKSMDTGKPLSDLEGDYSEDDNDHKRLSQTRGNKDTKSEQKNLEIELREKALESLRAKKGIGNSKD, encoded by the exons ATGTCGGGCGGATTTTTTCGG GGCACGTCCACCGATCAGGACACTCGTTTCTCGAACAAGAAAGCAAAGCTTCTTAAATCTAAAAAATTCGCCTCTGAATTGGAAACCCTG GTGGACATGACAAAAGTGAAGATGGATGTTATGAGGCCATGGATAGCAAAGCGTGTCACTGAGCTAATTGGGTTTGAGGATGAAGTACTTATCAACTTTATCTATGGACTTCTAGAGGGAAAG GAAGTTAATGGAAAAGAAATTCAAATTTCACTTACTGGATTTATGGAGAGAAACACtggaaagttcatgaaagaATTATGGTTGTTGCTTCTAAGTGCGCAGCAAAATTTCAGTGGCATTCCACAGCAGTTTCTTGATGCGAAGGAGGAGGAAACTAAGAAGAAGAAG GCTGATACAGATCGTATAGCTCATGAAATTCTAAGGAAGAAAGAGAAGGAGGAGCAAGAATTTGAACGCGAGACTGCGAAGATGGTATTA GATGGTGATGGTGATACATTGAGAGATAAGGCTGCTGAGTTggaactcaattcaaaacctgatTCCATGGTGTCTAGCTTTCAGCCAGCAGATGAGAACAAGCAGAGGGAAAGAAAAAGCATGAGAGGGCGCTTTAG GGATTCAAAATCTCCACATTTGGGTTATCATTCCTCCTCTCCAAG GTGGAGTTCAAGAAGTGTTTCTAGATCACCTCCACGGAATAGTCGGTCAATGTCATCTGAAAGACGGTATCCCACTTCTCCAAGACAGTCCCCGACTCCTCGCAAGAGGCATGTTGTTCAGCCCTCTCCTTCTCCACCAAGGCGTAGATCGTTCTATTCTAAACGAAGATCAATATCTCCTCCACGACGTAGATCTCCCTCCCCTAGTAGATATAGAGCGCGTTTACCTAGGCGAAACAGATCACGGTCTCCATTGAGCCATAGATCACGATCTCCCTTTAATCGAAGATCACGATCCCCAAGGCGTCGGTCGAGGACACCAATACGGACCTCAACAGCACATCATAAATTCCCCTCTCCTTTTCGGCGTAGATCACCCTCTCCTTTACGGCATAGAGCTCCATCTCCTGTTCGACGCAAATCACCATCTCCTGCACGACGGAGGTCACCGTCTCCCCTAAAACGCAGGACATCATCTCCTTTAAGTGACAAATCACCATCACATGGGCAGCGTAGGTCCCCATCTGCCTTGCATCACAGGCCACGATCTCCATTTCATCGGAAGCCTCCATATGTTGGTCGGGAGTCACGATCTCCTGTAAGAAGGCGATACCAACGATCTCCTTCAACTCCGCGGCAGCAATCTATATCACCAGCTCGGCGTATGTCCTCGATGATCGGTCGAAAAAAATCTTTATCCCCAGTCCCTCGAAGATCTCCTCGAGAATCTAGCTCTCCCTCTTCCATTCAACGCAATTCCATTTCTCCTGTTTGGAGAGAATCTTCAAAAAGCATGAGATCACCTCAACAATCTCATGGAGAAAGGGTCAG AAGCTTAGAGAAAAATTCTCCTGCTCATTTTACTTCTCCAAGTGAAAGAGCTGAGCTCTCTGCCAAGAATCATAGAGGATCAAAACCTGTGGACGTTAGACCCATCATTTCTTTGAGATCACCACAGAGGGATATGCTGGATCAAAACGACCTCCATGGGAAAGAGCCAGCACTGTCACTTTCCAAGAAAAAGACTCCTCTTGTATCAGATGCTTCTAGGGAAAGAGCTCACTGTGAAGAGCAAAG GTCGTCTATTCCTCGTGATAGTCTTCATCAGCGGATGGAAAGAGTCATTCGTCCTGAGAGCCCAATCCCTATGGTGAAGGCTGCTGGGCCTAAACATCACAGTGATCATTATGGGGCAAGTGTTGAGGATAAGAACTTCTCTGCCAG GGAGATTAGAGAGCAAAAATATGGACGTGGAACGATTTCTCTGACATCCGATCAACGTAAAGATTTAATTGACTCTACCCAAGTTCATGTTCTTGATGATGTCTCAAAGTCAAAAAAAAGCCAATTGACAAGCAG TGAAGGAATACCTGACAGGATGAATCGCAGAGAACGCTATGAGAAACCAGAGTCATCAGAAATTCGTAAAACAACTACCGCGAGTGAGAAAAAAAGTGAGTCATATGTTGATGAGGGTGACAGAGCTGGCGACGTGAATAGTGTCCCTTTAGGTGATAGCAAGAGAGATTATAGGTTGCAAGAATCGGCAGTTTTGCCCAAGTTGTCAAGGAAGTCTGAGCTGAATGATCTGAATGGTTCTGCAGATTCTCCCTCCAAGGAATTTGATGAGCACAAAACTAAAgtcaaagaaaagaagaaacgCAGCAAGTCAGATAGGCATGATGTGGAGTCGGATGATTCTTCCAGTGATGATTCTTACGAGGAGAGAAAGGAGGTCAAAAGGAGgagaaaagaggaaaaaaagCTGAAAAGAGAGGAGAGGCGTCGGAGACGAGACGAGCGGCATCGTAGAAAGGAAGAAAGGCGTGCAGAGAAGTGGAAATTGAAGTCAATGGACACCGGTAAACCATTATCTGATCTTGAGGGAGATTATTCAGAAGATGACAATGATCATAAACGGTTGTCGCAAACAAGAGGAAATAAGGATACTAAATCCGAGCAGAAAAACCTCGAGATAGAGTTACGTGAGAAGGCTCTTGAGTCACTTCGAGCCAAAAAAGGGATCGGCAATTCAAAGGATTGA
- the LOC142541151 gene encoding uncharacterized protein LOC142541151 isoform X4, giving the protein MSGGFFRGTSTDQDTRFSNKKAKLLKSKKFASELETLVDMTKVKMDVMRPWIAKRVTELIGFEDEVLINFIYGLLEGKEVNGKEIQISLTGFMERNTGKFMKELWLLLLSAQQNFSGIPQQFLDAKEEETKKKKADTDRIAHEILRKKEKEEQEFERETAKMVLDGDGDTLRDKAAELELNSKPDSMVSSFQPADENKQRERKSMRGRFRDSKSPHLGYHSSSPSDRWSSRSVSRSPPRNSRSMSSERRYPTSPRQSPTPRKRHVVQPSPSPPRRRSFYSKRRSISPPRRRSPSPSRYRARLPRRNRSRSPLSHRSRSPFNRRSRSPRRRSRTPIRTSTAHHKFPSPFRRRSPSPLRHRAPSPVRRKSPSPARRRSPSPLKRRTSSPLSDKSPSHGQRRSPSALHHRPRSPFHRKPPYVGRESRSPVRRRYQRSPSTPRQQSISPARRMSSMIGRKKSLSPVPRRSPRESSSPSSIQRNSISPVWRESSKSMRSPQQSHGERVRSLEKNSPAHFTSPSERAELSAKNHRGSKPVDVRPIISLRSPQRDMLDQNDLHGKEPALSLSKKKTPLVSDASRERAHCEEQRSSIPRDSLHQRMERVIRPESPIPMVKAAGPKHHSDHYGASVEDKNFSAREIREQKYGRGTISLTSDQRKDLIDSTQVHVLDDVSKSKKSQLTSSEGIPDRMNRRERYEKPESSEIRKTTTASEKKSESYVDEGDRAGDVNSVPLGDSKRDYRLQESAVLPKLSRKSELNDLNGSADSPSKEFDEHKTKVKEKKKRSKSDRHDVESDDSSSDDSYEERKEVKRRRKEEKKLKREERRRRRDERHRRKEERRAEKWKLKSMDTGKPLSDLEGDYSEDDNDHKRLSQTRGNKDTKSEQKNLEIELREKALESLRAKKGIGNSKD; this is encoded by the exons ATGTCGGGCGGATTTTTTCGG GGCACGTCCACCGATCAGGACACTCGTTTCTCGAACAAGAAAGCAAAGCTTCTTAAATCTAAAAAATTCGCCTCTGAATTGGAAACCCTG GTGGACATGACAAAAGTGAAGATGGATGTTATGAGGCCATGGATAGCAAAGCGTGTCACTGAGCTAATTGGGTTTGAGGATGAAGTACTTATCAACTTTATCTATGGACTTCTAGAGGGAAAG GAAGTTAATGGAAAAGAAATTCAAATTTCACTTACTGGATTTATGGAGAGAAACACtggaaagttcatgaaagaATTATGGTTGTTGCTTCTAAGTGCGCAGCAAAATTTCAGTGGCATTCCACAGCAGTTTCTTGATGCGAAGGAGGAGGAAACTAAGAAGAAGAAG GCTGATACAGATCGTATAGCTCATGAAATTCTAAGGAAGAAAGAGAAGGAGGAGCAAGAATTTGAACGCGAGACTGCGAAGATGGTATTA GATGGTGATGGTGATACATTGAGAGATAAGGCTGCTGAGTTggaactcaattcaaaacctgatTCCATGGTGTCTAGCTTTCAGCCAGCAGATGAGAACAAGCAGAGGGAAAGAAAAAGCATGAGAGGGCGCTTTAG GGATTCAAAATCTCCACATTTGGGTTATCATTCCTCCTCTCCAAG TGACAGGTGGAGTTCAAGAAGTGTTTCTAGATCACCTCCACGGAATAGTCGGTCAATGTCATCTGAAAGACGGTATCCCACTTCTCCAAGACAGTCCCCGACTCCTCGCAAGAGGCATGTTGTTCAGCCCTCTCCTTCTCCACCAAGGCGTAGATCGTTCTATTCTAAACGAAGATCAATATCTCCTCCACGACGTAGATCTCCCTCCCCTAGTAGATATAGAGCGCGTTTACCTAGGCGAAACAGATCACGGTCTCCATTGAGCCATAGATCACGATCTCCCTTTAATCGAAGATCACGATCCCCAAGGCGTCGGTCGAGGACACCAATACGGACCTCAACAGCACATCATAAATTCCCCTCTCCTTTTCGGCGTAGATCACCCTCTCCTTTACGGCATAGAGCTCCATCTCCTGTTCGACGCAAATCACCATCTCCTGCACGACGGAGGTCACCGTCTCCCCTAAAACGCAGGACATCATCTCCTTTAAGTGACAAATCACCATCACATGGGCAGCGTAGGTCCCCATCTGCCTTGCATCACAGGCCACGATCTCCATTTCATCGGAAGCCTCCATATGTTGGTCGGGAGTCACGATCTCCTGTAAGAAGGCGATACCAACGATCTCCTTCAACTCCGCGGCAGCAATCTATATCACCAGCTCGGCGTATGTCCTCGATGATCGGTCGAAAAAAATCTTTATCCCCAGTCCCTCGAAGATCTCCTCGAGAATCTAGCTCTCCCTCTTCCATTCAACGCAATTCCATTTCTCCTGTTTGGAGAGAATCTTCAAAAAGCATGAGATCACCTCAACAATCTCATGGAGAAAGGGTCAG AAGCTTAGAGAAAAATTCTCCTGCTCATTTTACTTCTCCAAGTGAAAGAGCTGAGCTCTCTGCCAAGAATCATAGAGGATCAAAACCTGTGGACGTTAGACCCATCATTTCTTTGAGATCACCACAGAGGGATATGCTGGATCAAAACGACCTCCATGGGAAAGAGCCAGCACTGTCACTTTCCAAGAAAAAGACTCCTCTTGTATCAGATGCTTCTAGGGAAAGAGCTCACTGTGAAGAGCAAAG GTCGTCTATTCCTCGTGATAGTCTTCATCAGCGGATGGAAAGAGTCATTCGTCCTGAGAGCCCAATCCCTATGGTGAAGGCTGCTGGGCCTAAACATCACAGTGATCATTATGGGGCAAGTGTTGAGGATAAGAACTTCTCTGCCAG GGAGATTAGAGAGCAAAAATATGGACGTGGAACGATTTCTCTGACATCCGATCAACGTAAAGATTTAATTGACTCTACCCAAGTTCATGTTCTTGATGATGTCTCAAAGTCAAAAAAAAGCCAATTGACAAGCAG TGAAGGAATACCTGACAGGATGAATCGCAGAGAACGCTATGAGAAACCAGAGTCATCAGAAATTCGTAAAACAACTACCGCGAGTGAGAAAAAAAGTGAGTCATATGTTGATGAGGGTGACAGAGCTGGCGACGTGAATAGTGTCCCTTTAGGTGATAGCAAGAGAGATTATAGGTTGCAAGAATCGGCAGTTTTGCCCAAGTTGTCAAGGAAGTCTGAGCTGAATGATCTGAATGGTTCTGCAGATTCTCCCTCCAAGGAATTTGATGAGCACAAAACTAAAgtcaaagaaaagaagaaacgCAGCAAGTCAGATAGGCATGATGTGGAGTCGGATGATTCTTCCAGTGATGATTCTTACGAGGAGAGAAAGGAGGTCAAAAGGAGgagaaaagaggaaaaaaagCTGAAAAGAGAGGAGAGGCGTCGGAGACGAGACGAGCGGCATCGTAGAAAGGAAGAAAGGCGTGCAGAGAAGTGGAAATTGAAGTCAATGGACACCGGTAAACCATTATCTGATCTTGAGGGAGATTATTCAGAAGATGACAATGATCATAAACGGTTGTCGCAAACAAGAGGAAATAAGGATACTAAATCCGAGCAGAAAAACCTCGAGATAGAGTTACGTGAGAAGGCTCTTGAGTCACTTCGAGCCAAAAAAGGGATCGGCAATTCAAAGGATTGA
- the LOC142541151 gene encoding uncharacterized protein LOC142541151 isoform X3, translating into MSGGFFRGTSTDQDTRFSNKKAKLLKSKKFASELETLVDMTKVKMDVMRPWIAKRVTELIGFEDEVLINFIYGLLEGKEVNGKEIQISLTGFMERNTGKFMKELWLLLLSAQQNFSGIPQQFLDAKEEETKKKKADTDRIAHEILRKKEKEEQEFERETAKMVLDGDGDTLRDKAAELELNSKPDSMVSSFQPADENKQRERKSMRGRFSPTRNCFLNRDSKSPHLGYHSSSPRWSSRSVSRSPPRNSRSMSSERRYPTSPRQSPTPRKRHVVQPSPSPPRRRSFYSKRRSISPPRRRSPSPSRYRARLPRRNRSRSPLSHRSRSPFNRRSRSPRRRSRTPIRTSTAHHKFPSPFRRRSPSPLRHRAPSPVRRKSPSPARRRSPSPLKRRTSSPLSDKSPSHGQRRSPSALHHRPRSPFHRKPPYVGRESRSPVRRRYQRSPSTPRQQSISPARRMSSMIGRKKSLSPVPRRSPRESSSPSSIQRNSISPVWRESSKSMRSPQQSHGERVRSLEKNSPAHFTSPSERAELSAKNHRGSKPVDVRPIISLRSPQRDMLDQNDLHGKEPALSLSKKKTPLVSDASRERAHCEEQRSSIPRDSLHQRMERVIRPESPIPMVKAAGPKHHSDHYGASVEDKNFSAREIREQKYGRGTISLTSDQRKDLIDSTQVHVLDDVSKSKKSQLTSSEGIPDRMNRRERYEKPESSEIRKTTTASEKKSESYVDEGDRAGDVNSVPLGDSKRDYRLQESAVLPKLSRKSELNDLNGSADSPSKEFDEHKTKVKEKKKRSKSDRHDVESDDSSSDDSYEERKEVKRRRKEEKKLKREERRRRRDERHRRKEERRAEKWKLKSMDTGKPLSDLEGDYSEDDNDHKRLSQTRGNKDTKSEQKNLEIELREKALESLRAKKGIGNSKD; encoded by the exons ATGTCGGGCGGATTTTTTCGG GGCACGTCCACCGATCAGGACACTCGTTTCTCGAACAAGAAAGCAAAGCTTCTTAAATCTAAAAAATTCGCCTCTGAATTGGAAACCCTG GTGGACATGACAAAAGTGAAGATGGATGTTATGAGGCCATGGATAGCAAAGCGTGTCACTGAGCTAATTGGGTTTGAGGATGAAGTACTTATCAACTTTATCTATGGACTTCTAGAGGGAAAG GAAGTTAATGGAAAAGAAATTCAAATTTCACTTACTGGATTTATGGAGAGAAACACtggaaagttcatgaaagaATTATGGTTGTTGCTTCTAAGTGCGCAGCAAAATTTCAGTGGCATTCCACAGCAGTTTCTTGATGCGAAGGAGGAGGAAACTAAGAAGAAGAAG GCTGATACAGATCGTATAGCTCATGAAATTCTAAGGAAGAAAGAGAAGGAGGAGCAAGAATTTGAACGCGAGACTGCGAAGATGGTATTA GATGGTGATGGTGATACATTGAGAGATAAGGCTGCTGAGTTggaactcaattcaaaacctgatTCCATGGTGTCTAGCTTTCAGCCAGCAGATGAGAACAAGCAGAGGGAAAGAAAAAGCATGAGAGGGCGCTTTAG CCCGACAAGGAATTGTTTCCTCAACAG GGATTCAAAATCTCCACATTTGGGTTATCATTCCTCCTCTCCAAG GTGGAGTTCAAGAAGTGTTTCTAGATCACCTCCACGGAATAGTCGGTCAATGTCATCTGAAAGACGGTATCCCACTTCTCCAAGACAGTCCCCGACTCCTCGCAAGAGGCATGTTGTTCAGCCCTCTCCTTCTCCACCAAGGCGTAGATCGTTCTATTCTAAACGAAGATCAATATCTCCTCCACGACGTAGATCTCCCTCCCCTAGTAGATATAGAGCGCGTTTACCTAGGCGAAACAGATCACGGTCTCCATTGAGCCATAGATCACGATCTCCCTTTAATCGAAGATCACGATCCCCAAGGCGTCGGTCGAGGACACCAATACGGACCTCAACAGCACATCATAAATTCCCCTCTCCTTTTCGGCGTAGATCACCCTCTCCTTTACGGCATAGAGCTCCATCTCCTGTTCGACGCAAATCACCATCTCCTGCACGACGGAGGTCACCGTCTCCCCTAAAACGCAGGACATCATCTCCTTTAAGTGACAAATCACCATCACATGGGCAGCGTAGGTCCCCATCTGCCTTGCATCACAGGCCACGATCTCCATTTCATCGGAAGCCTCCATATGTTGGTCGGGAGTCACGATCTCCTGTAAGAAGGCGATACCAACGATCTCCTTCAACTCCGCGGCAGCAATCTATATCACCAGCTCGGCGTATGTCCTCGATGATCGGTCGAAAAAAATCTTTATCCCCAGTCCCTCGAAGATCTCCTCGAGAATCTAGCTCTCCCTCTTCCATTCAACGCAATTCCATTTCTCCTGTTTGGAGAGAATCTTCAAAAAGCATGAGATCACCTCAACAATCTCATGGAGAAAGGGTCAG AAGCTTAGAGAAAAATTCTCCTGCTCATTTTACTTCTCCAAGTGAAAGAGCTGAGCTCTCTGCCAAGAATCATAGAGGATCAAAACCTGTGGACGTTAGACCCATCATTTCTTTGAGATCACCACAGAGGGATATGCTGGATCAAAACGACCTCCATGGGAAAGAGCCAGCACTGTCACTTTCCAAGAAAAAGACTCCTCTTGTATCAGATGCTTCTAGGGAAAGAGCTCACTGTGAAGAGCAAAG GTCGTCTATTCCTCGTGATAGTCTTCATCAGCGGATGGAAAGAGTCATTCGTCCTGAGAGCCCAATCCCTATGGTGAAGGCTGCTGGGCCTAAACATCACAGTGATCATTATGGGGCAAGTGTTGAGGATAAGAACTTCTCTGCCAG GGAGATTAGAGAGCAAAAATATGGACGTGGAACGATTTCTCTGACATCCGATCAACGTAAAGATTTAATTGACTCTACCCAAGTTCATGTTCTTGATGATGTCTCAAAGTCAAAAAAAAGCCAATTGACAAGCAG TGAAGGAATACCTGACAGGATGAATCGCAGAGAACGCTATGAGAAACCAGAGTCATCAGAAATTCGTAAAACAACTACCGCGAGTGAGAAAAAAAGTGAGTCATATGTTGATGAGGGTGACAGAGCTGGCGACGTGAATAGTGTCCCTTTAGGTGATAGCAAGAGAGATTATAGGTTGCAAGAATCGGCAGTTTTGCCCAAGTTGTCAAGGAAGTCTGAGCTGAATGATCTGAATGGTTCTGCAGATTCTCCCTCCAAGGAATTTGATGAGCACAAAACTAAAgtcaaagaaaagaagaaacgCAGCAAGTCAGATAGGCATGATGTGGAGTCGGATGATTCTTCCAGTGATGATTCTTACGAGGAGAGAAAGGAGGTCAAAAGGAGgagaaaagaggaaaaaaagCTGAAAAGAGAGGAGAGGCGTCGGAGACGAGACGAGCGGCATCGTAGAAAGGAAGAAAGGCGTGCAGAGAAGTGGAAATTGAAGTCAATGGACACCGGTAAACCATTATCTGATCTTGAGGGAGATTATTCAGAAGATGACAATGATCATAAACGGTTGTCGCAAACAAGAGGAAATAAGGATACTAAATCCGAGCAGAAAAACCTCGAGATAGAGTTACGTGAGAAGGCTCTTGAGTCACTTCGAGCCAAAAAAGGGATCGGCAATTCAAAGGATTGA
- the LOC142541151 gene encoding uncharacterized protein LOC142541151 isoform X1, producing the protein MSGGFFRGTSTDQDTRFSNKKAKLLKSKKFASELETLVDMTKVKMDVMRPWIAKRVTELIGFEDEVLINFIYGLLEGKEVNGKEIQISLTGFMERNTGKFMKELWLLLLSAQQNFSGIPQQFLDAKEEETKKKKADTDRIAHEILRKKEKEEQEFERETAKMVLDGDGDTLRDKAAELELNSKPDSMVSSFQPADENKQRERKSMRGRFSPTRNCFLNRDSKSPHLGYHSSSPSDRWSSRSVSRSPPRNSRSMSSERRYPTSPRQSPTPRKRHVVQPSPSPPRRRSFYSKRRSISPPRRRSPSPSRYRARLPRRNRSRSPLSHRSRSPFNRRSRSPRRRSRTPIRTSTAHHKFPSPFRRRSPSPLRHRAPSPVRRKSPSPARRRSPSPLKRRTSSPLSDKSPSHGQRRSPSALHHRPRSPFHRKPPYVGRESRSPVRRRYQRSPSTPRQQSISPARRMSSMIGRKKSLSPVPRRSPRESSSPSSIQRNSISPVWRESSKSMRSPQQSHGERVRSLEKNSPAHFTSPSERAELSAKNHRGSKPVDVRPIISLRSPQRDMLDQNDLHGKEPALSLSKKKTPLVSDASRERAHCEEQRSSIPRDSLHQRMERVIRPESPIPMVKAAGPKHHSDHYGASVEDKNFSAREIREQKYGRGTISLTSDQRKDLIDSTQVHVLDDVSKSKKSQLTSSEGIPDRMNRRERYEKPESSEIRKTTTASEKKSESYVDEGDRAGDVNSVPLGDSKRDYRLQESAVLPKLSRKSELNDLNGSADSPSKEFDEHKTKVKEKKKRSKSDRHDVESDDSSSDDSYEERKEVKRRRKEEKKLKREERRRRRDERHRRKEERRAEKWKLKSMDTGKPLSDLEGDYSEDDNDHKRLSQTRGNKDTKSEQKNLEIELREKALESLRAKKGIGNSKD; encoded by the exons ATGTCGGGCGGATTTTTTCGG GGCACGTCCACCGATCAGGACACTCGTTTCTCGAACAAGAAAGCAAAGCTTCTTAAATCTAAAAAATTCGCCTCTGAATTGGAAACCCTG GTGGACATGACAAAAGTGAAGATGGATGTTATGAGGCCATGGATAGCAAAGCGTGTCACTGAGCTAATTGGGTTTGAGGATGAAGTACTTATCAACTTTATCTATGGACTTCTAGAGGGAAAG GAAGTTAATGGAAAAGAAATTCAAATTTCACTTACTGGATTTATGGAGAGAAACACtggaaagttcatgaaagaATTATGGTTGTTGCTTCTAAGTGCGCAGCAAAATTTCAGTGGCATTCCACAGCAGTTTCTTGATGCGAAGGAGGAGGAAACTAAGAAGAAGAAG GCTGATACAGATCGTATAGCTCATGAAATTCTAAGGAAGAAAGAGAAGGAGGAGCAAGAATTTGAACGCGAGACTGCGAAGATGGTATTA GATGGTGATGGTGATACATTGAGAGATAAGGCTGCTGAGTTggaactcaattcaaaacctgatTCCATGGTGTCTAGCTTTCAGCCAGCAGATGAGAACAAGCAGAGGGAAAGAAAAAGCATGAGAGGGCGCTTTAG CCCGACAAGGAATTGTTTCCTCAACAG GGATTCAAAATCTCCACATTTGGGTTATCATTCCTCCTCTCCAAG TGACAGGTGGAGTTCAAGAAGTGTTTCTAGATCACCTCCACGGAATAGTCGGTCAATGTCATCTGAAAGACGGTATCCCACTTCTCCAAGACAGTCCCCGACTCCTCGCAAGAGGCATGTTGTTCAGCCCTCTCCTTCTCCACCAAGGCGTAGATCGTTCTATTCTAAACGAAGATCAATATCTCCTCCACGACGTAGATCTCCCTCCCCTAGTAGATATAGAGCGCGTTTACCTAGGCGAAACAGATCACGGTCTCCATTGAGCCATAGATCACGATCTCCCTTTAATCGAAGATCACGATCCCCAAGGCGTCGGTCGAGGACACCAATACGGACCTCAACAGCACATCATAAATTCCCCTCTCCTTTTCGGCGTAGATCACCCTCTCCTTTACGGCATAGAGCTCCATCTCCTGTTCGACGCAAATCACCATCTCCTGCACGACGGAGGTCACCGTCTCCCCTAAAACGCAGGACATCATCTCCTTTAAGTGACAAATCACCATCACATGGGCAGCGTAGGTCCCCATCTGCCTTGCATCACAGGCCACGATCTCCATTTCATCGGAAGCCTCCATATGTTGGTCGGGAGTCACGATCTCCTGTAAGAAGGCGATACCAACGATCTCCTTCAACTCCGCGGCAGCAATCTATATCACCAGCTCGGCGTATGTCCTCGATGATCGGTCGAAAAAAATCTTTATCCCCAGTCCCTCGAAGATCTCCTCGAGAATCTAGCTCTCCCTCTTCCATTCAACGCAATTCCATTTCTCCTGTTTGGAGAGAATCTTCAAAAAGCATGAGATCACCTCAACAATCTCATGGAGAAAGGGTCAG AAGCTTAGAGAAAAATTCTCCTGCTCATTTTACTTCTCCAAGTGAAAGAGCTGAGCTCTCTGCCAAGAATCATAGAGGATCAAAACCTGTGGACGTTAGACCCATCATTTCTTTGAGATCACCACAGAGGGATATGCTGGATCAAAACGACCTCCATGGGAAAGAGCCAGCACTGTCACTTTCCAAGAAAAAGACTCCTCTTGTATCAGATGCTTCTAGGGAAAGAGCTCACTGTGAAGAGCAAAG GTCGTCTATTCCTCGTGATAGTCTTCATCAGCGGATGGAAAGAGTCATTCGTCCTGAGAGCCCAATCCCTATGGTGAAGGCTGCTGGGCCTAAACATCACAGTGATCATTATGGGGCAAGTGTTGAGGATAAGAACTTCTCTGCCAG GGAGATTAGAGAGCAAAAATATGGACGTGGAACGATTTCTCTGACATCCGATCAACGTAAAGATTTAATTGACTCTACCCAAGTTCATGTTCTTGATGATGTCTCAAAGTCAAAAAAAAGCCAATTGACAAGCAG TGAAGGAATACCTGACAGGATGAATCGCAGAGAACGCTATGAGAAACCAGAGTCATCAGAAATTCGTAAAACAACTACCGCGAGTGAGAAAAAAAGTGAGTCATATGTTGATGAGGGTGACAGAGCTGGCGACGTGAATAGTGTCCCTTTAGGTGATAGCAAGAGAGATTATAGGTTGCAAGAATCGGCAGTTTTGCCCAAGTTGTCAAGGAAGTCTGAGCTGAATGATCTGAATGGTTCTGCAGATTCTCCCTCCAAGGAATTTGATGAGCACAAAACTAAAgtcaaagaaaagaagaaacgCAGCAAGTCAGATAGGCATGATGTGGAGTCGGATGATTCTTCCAGTGATGATTCTTACGAGGAGAGAAAGGAGGTCAAAAGGAGgagaaaagaggaaaaaaagCTGAAAAGAGAGGAGAGGCGTCGGAGACGAGACGAGCGGCATCGTAGAAAGGAAGAAAGGCGTGCAGAGAAGTGGAAATTGAAGTCAATGGACACCGGTAAACCATTATCTGATCTTGAGGGAGATTATTCAGAAGATGACAATGATCATAAACGGTTGTCGCAAACAAGAGGAAATAAGGATACTAAATCCGAGCAGAAAAACCTCGAGATAGAGTTACGTGAGAAGGCTCTTGAGTCACTTCGAGCCAAAAAAGGGATCGGCAATTCAAAGGATTGA